TCCTGGGCTATACGGGCGACAATGCGGACCTGTTCGAGAATCTCCTGCTCTAACCTATGGAGGGCCTGGGTATACTCCTGCTCAGTCAGATTATCTTCTGCCGGATAGCGGGCAAGGAGAAGATTGGTCAGCCACAGGGTTACACAATCCACTAAAAGGACCCCTTTATCCTGAGCATGGCCTTCCAACAGGTCGGGGAGGGCAAGGGGTTCTTCCACCAAGCCCCAGTGGGCGGGGCGCTGGTCCTGATGTTTTCTGACACGCAAAGCCATTTCTTCATCATAGACCTGGGCTGTGGCGATGTAGGTAACAGGCAGGCCGGGATGAGCGGCCAGAAGCTCGGCAAAGCGGCTCTTGCCACTGCGGGCTCCGCCGGTTATGAGCACAAAATCTGACATAATTACCTCCGGTGATTGCTTAATTTTTGCCGCTGACTCCTGCGGATTCAAAAGTAGCCATCTCGTTGAGAATGCGGATGGAGGCGTCCAGAAGATGGAAAGCGATAGCGGCTCCTGTTCCCTCTCCTAACCGGAAATCCAGGTGCATGATGGGTTTGAGATCCAGTTGTTCCAGGGCGGCTCTGTGGCCGATCTCCACAGAAGAATGAGAGGGAATCAGGAAGAAGCGGGCCGTGGGGCAGATACGGACAGCAATGAGAGCGGCGGCAGTGGAGATGACTCCGTCTAAAAGGATGGGTACGCGGGAGTAGGCTGCGGCAAGAATTGCCCCGGCCAGGGCACCGATCTCCAGGCCCCCTATTTTGCTGAGGATATCTACTCCATCCTTGGGGTCGGGCTGATTGATGGCGATAGAGCGGGCGATGACGTCCTGCTTGCGGATGAGTCCCGCATCATCCAGACCGGTGCCCCGTCCGGTAACTTCCTGAGGCGGCAAGCCTGTCAAGAGAGAAATAATGGCTGTACTGGGGGTGGTATTGCCAATTCCCACTTCCCCCGTGGCCAGAACATTCACTCCGGAATCAATAGCCTGGCGGGCGATTTTAGCGCCGGTCAGCAGGGAAAGCAGAGCTTCTTTACGGCTCATGGCCGGCCCCTGGGCCATGTTATGGGTTCCGTTCATGATGCGGTGAGCCATAAGCTCCGGCGGATCCAGGGGGAAAGCCATGCCCACATCGGTGCAGATCACCTCGGCGCCGGCATGACGGGCCAGGACATTGATCCCCGCCCCGCCGCCCAGGAAATTATAGAACATCTGCGGGGTTACTTCCTGGGGGAAGGCACTGACACCTTCCGCCACCACGCCATGATCTCCTGCCATGACCAGAATGGCTTTCTTTTGTACTTCCGGCCAAGGCTGACCTTGAATCCCGCCCAGTTGTTTGGCGAGGGCTTCCAAGACTCCTAAACTGCCTTGGGGTTTGGTTAAGGAATCTAAACGGGTTTGCACAGCGGACATGACCTGTTCGTCAAGGCCGTGTATTCCCTGGATAAGATGGTTTAAGGCGGTTTCACATTCCTCCAGGGAAGCGTCACTTAAATTTTCCTGTCTCAAGAAGTCATCCACTAGCTTGTCCTGTTCTAATTCGGTTTTACTCATCTGTATTCCTCTCCTTTGATAAAAAAATAAAGTCCCGCCACTTCATAAGTGGTCGGGACTTTGCCTTCGTCGCCGCTGCTTTCCATAGCACCCATGGAAAGGCTTTCTTCATTCCTGGCAGGTCTCCTGGCTTGGATTCAAACGCTTTTTACCCCTTCCCGGTCTGGCCGGTGGTTATGGTTTAGGCTCATCCTACACAGTGGTGGGTCCGCACCGGAATCGCACCGGTTTCCCTATTCTCCCCTTGAGGGGCACCAAAGAATGGATTTTTTTAATTAATTATAGAATAGCAAAGAAGAAGATTTTGTCAACCCTTTACTTAAGGAATTAAAGGATTTAAGATAGGGGTTGTACTAGGACACGAGAAGAAAATAAGGATGTGCATGATGTGAATAGGACGAAAATTACCCGGTTAGCCCTTCTTTTGGACGGAATGGTTGTTTTTCGCGGCATCATAGGGGACCCGGTGACGGCTTCTTTCCAAAACCTGTTCCAGAGGATAGGGAGCAAGGAATTTGATCTGATGGCAATTTATAAAGACTATCATTATTTCTGTTCTTTAGCGACCCAGGTTCATTGGCCTGATTATCTTTGGGAGCGTATGCTTCAAGACGACAATGAGCTGGCCAGGCAAACAGCTCAACAGGGAAAGGACCGGGTCCCGGCCGGGCTTTGCCGGCTGGCTGGTCGGGAACTGCTGTATTTGCGGGAGCTTGCCGAGCTGAAGGCGGAAGATATTAAGGATGCTGTTAAGGCACGGTGTGCAGAGCAGGAGACGGAAGAGCCGGGCCTCTGGCTGGAGGAGCCATTGCGCCCGGAAAGCTGGCCTGGCTGGCTAAGTCTTCCGGATATGGATAGGGAAAAAGAAACTTATGCAAAAGAAGGAAATCAGGCTGAGCTGTATCTCCTCACCGCTCAGAAAAGGTTGAAGCAGAGTCTGCTTCAGGGAACAGAAGAGGAAATGGTGGAGGCGCTGCTTGCTTATTATCAAACCATGGGTACCGGATTGTTTGGCCGGTGCATGGCTCTCAAATGGCGGAGCCGTATGGAAAGGCTTGAAGGGGTACACCCTGAGCCGATGCGCATAAGCAAGTTGATTAATCAGGAACGGGAACAGGGAATCATCCTCCAGAATACTGAATTTTTTCTGAAAGGCCTTCCGGCCAATAATGTGATTCTCTATGGCAATCGTGGGACCGGGAAATCTTCCTTGGTGAAAGCTTTAGTGCAGGAATATGGTGAGCAAGGACTGCGCCTGGTCGAATTATCGAAAACAGACTTGCATGACTACCCGAAGATTATTCGGCTCCTGGCCAGGCAGCCTTTGAAGTTCATCCTGTTTATTGACGACCTTTCTTTTGAAGACACGGAAAGTGATTATAAGAATCTGAAGACCCTGCTGGAGGGAGGGCTGGAAGGGAAGCCCCAAAATGTACTGATCTATGCCACCTCCAACCGGCGCCATCTGGTCAGAGAAACCTTCGGCGAACGTCAGGTTGAGGAAGTCCACCGGCGGGATAATATGGAGGAAAAATTGTCCTTATCCGACCGTTTCGGCATTACGGTCACCTTCCCTACACCGGATCAGGAAGGATATCTGAAGATTGTCGAGGAGTTAGCGGCTCAGGATGGGCTGGCAATTCCCAAAGAGGATTTAAGACAGCAGGCTCTGCGCTGGGTGATGAATCATAATGCCCGTTCGGGGAGAACGGCCCGTCAGTTTGTGGATTTTTTGGTGGCCAGGGAAGGGTTGGCCGCTCAGTCATAGTTTTGGATAGCCGGCTTATGGGGCCGGCTTTTTTTGTTTTCTGAAAAGATCCGAAGGTGGAGTCTCCAGGATTTTGTTTTACACCGGTCGCTCCATAAGCTGCGCGGATGTGGGATAAAGCTACACGACCCAAGCCCCCATCTCCTCGGAAAATGTATAAGGCTGAGCGTTCATCCTAATACTAACTTATCCGTAATGATGAAAGTGTGAAATCCATGAATGTAAAAATCTCAAGCCGTCAATCCTTTTGTACTTATTTCGTGATTGTTTCGCTGTCTTTAGGCATGCCCAATCTAATCATAAGAGATTTGGGGCAGGATTTTTGGCTGGCTATTCTGGTGGCTATGGTTATAGAAACAATGCTGGGCTTTTTCTTATATAAAATGGGCAGGGCTTATACCAATCAGACAATTTTTCAATACAGTAAGAAAATCCTCGGCAGAACATTAGGTAAGGTAATGATTGGAATTTTCAGCCTTTATTGTATTAGTGTAGCCATCACCCTTACGCAAATTCTTATCGAATTCTTTGCCTCGATGGTGATGCCGGAAACTCCGCGCTATGTCTTTGCCATCGTGCTTTTATTGGTGAGTACCTACGCCTGCAGTGCCGGGCTGGAAGTGATTATGAGGCTTTCTGAGATTATCGCTCCGTTTGTTCTTGGCTCCTTTCTCTTTATCATGCTGTTTAATATTGGGAATATGGAGTTTGATAATTTGAGGCCCATGTTCCAGCACAGCCTAGAGGAGGTTCTAAGGGGGGCCATGCTTCCTTCGGCTTGGTTCGGGATCTGCATTATTATGGGCGTTTTAATGGCATACCATAATAATCCTAAAGACATGTACAAGATAAAACTCATGGGAGTTGGCCTGGGTATCCTGACCATCACCATCTCCATGTTCTTTGCCATTATGGTTCTGAGTGTAGAAGTGGGGTCCAGGCAATTGTATTCCGTCTATATTCTTGCCCGCTTTGTTGATGTAGGAAATTTTATTCAAAGAATGGAAGCGTTTCAAATTGTCTCCTGGACGGCGGGATCTTTTTTGATTTTGGCTTTGTTTCACTATGCCGGTGTGGAAGGCTTAAAACATATTTTTTCCAAAAAATCCCGTCTGTTTTTAGGGATCAGCATTGCCGTGATTGTATTTGTTTTTGCTGTCTTTATTAATCCTACCACCATTGATAAAGCTGTATTTCTGAAAAACATCCTGGGAGTCTATGGCCTAATTGTCGAAATATGTGGAGTCTTTCTCCTTTTTATCGTTTACGTCTTAAAACAAAAATTCAAGGTTGTAAAGAAGAGGTCTTCAAATGAGCAATAAGAACGAATCCAACATATCCCCCAATCTTGAAGAGAATCGAAGGCGTTTAGCTAATAGCTTCAAAAACTCTGTGGATCTTTTGTTCCGTGAACTACGATTTGGGAAGACGAACAAAGGTTTTTTGGTCTATCTTGATGGTTTGGTGGATCGGC
This genomic window from Desulfitobacterium chlororespirans DSM 11544 contains:
- a CDS encoding GerAB/ArcD/ProY family transporter: MNVKISSRQSFCTYFVIVSLSLGMPNLIIRDLGQDFWLAILVAMVIETMLGFFLYKMGRAYTNQTIFQYSKKILGRTLGKVMIGIFSLYCISVAITLTQILIEFFASMVMPETPRYVFAIVLLLVSTYACSAGLEVIMRLSEIIAPFVLGSFLFIMLFNIGNMEFDNLRPMFQHSLEEVLRGAMLPSAWFGICIIMGVLMAYHNNPKDMYKIKLMGVGLGILTITISMFFAIMVLSVEVGSRQLYSVYILARFVDVGNFIQRMEAFQIVSWTAGSFLILALFHYAGVEGLKHIFSKKSRLFLGISIAVIVFVFAVFINPTTIDKAVFLKNILGVYGLIVEICGVFLLFIVYVLKQKFKVVKKRSSNEQ
- the cobU gene encoding bifunctional adenosylcobinamide kinase/adenosylcobinamide-phosphate guanylyltransferase, with protein sequence MSDFVLITGGARSGKSRFAELLAAHPGLPVTYIATAQVYDEEMALRVRKHQDQRPAHWGLVEEPLALPDLLEGHAQDKGVLLVDCVTLWLTNLLLARYPAEDNLTEQEYTQALHRLEQEILEQVRIVARIAQDIGPQVIMVTNEVGDGIVPDNPLSRFYRDLAGRANQILGQSARHVYSVVAGYPTEIKAAGQALLDSLRREDA
- a CDS encoding ATP-binding protein, which encodes MNRTKITRLALLLDGMVVFRGIIGDPVTASFQNLFQRIGSKEFDLMAIYKDYHYFCSLATQVHWPDYLWERMLQDDNELARQTAQQGKDRVPAGLCRLAGRELLYLRELAELKAEDIKDAVKARCAEQETEEPGLWLEEPLRPESWPGWLSLPDMDREKETYAKEGNQAELYLLTAQKRLKQSLLQGTEEEMVEALLAYYQTMGTGLFGRCMALKWRSRMERLEGVHPEPMRISKLINQEREQGIILQNTEFFLKGLPANNVILYGNRGTGKSSLVKALVQEYGEQGLRLVELSKTDLHDYPKIIRLLARQPLKFILFIDDLSFEDTESDYKNLKTLLEGGLEGKPQNVLIYATSNRRHLVRETFGERQVEEVHRRDNMEEKLSLSDRFGITVTFPTPDQEGYLKIVEELAAQDGLAIPKEDLRQQALRWVMNHNARSGRTARQFVDFLVAREGLAAQS
- the cobT gene encoding nicotinate-nucleotide--dimethylbenzimidazole phosphoribosyltransferase, yielding MSKTELEQDKLVDDFLRQENLSDASLEECETALNHLIQGIHGLDEQVMSAVQTRLDSLTKPQGSLGVLEALAKQLGGIQGQPWPEVQKKAILVMAGDHGVVAEGVSAFPQEVTPQMFYNFLGGGAGINVLARHAGAEVICTDVGMAFPLDPPELMAHRIMNGTHNMAQGPAMSRKEALLSLLTGAKIARQAIDSGVNVLATGEVGIGNTTPSTAIISLLTGLPPQEVTGRGTGLDDAGLIRKQDVIARSIAINQPDPKDGVDILSKIGGLEIGALAGAILAAAYSRVPILLDGVISTAAALIAVRICPTARFFLIPSHSSVEIGHRAALEQLDLKPIMHLDFRLGEGTGAAIAFHLLDASIRILNEMATFESAGVSGKN